Proteins encoded within one genomic window of Rhododendron vialii isolate Sample 1 chromosome 1a, ASM3025357v1:
- the LOC131328747 gene encoding uncharacterized protein LOC131328747, with amino-acid sequence MELIIGYFIPSFANYYVHLISPSKEMKIPARTQVLFLLLVLFDLDVLLWADLIADTCRKTIYPGICVSTLRSNPRSAGANVTGLVRIVFDTALPKANSTLNLVNELYAKALKAKQTSFFEYLSNCLNQYKEAVSGLNGCTEYLGSDNFGTVLHATQAVSYVLICEKEFIALRPIGGRASPITAQNNAMERLVSIALGIVKSLGCNQPICNFS; translated from the coding sequence ATGGAACTCATCATAGGTTATTTCATCCCAAGTTTTGCAAATTACTATGTTCATCTTATTTCGCCttcaaaagaaatgaaaataccCGCCAGAACACAAGTCCTTTTCCTCTTGCTAGTTTTGTTCGATCTGGACGTTCTCTTATGGGCCGATTTAATCGCCGACACCTGCCGGAAAACTATTTATCCCGGGATTTGTGTTTCGACTCTGCGATCGAATCCTCGCAGTGCAGGTGCAAATGTAACGGGACTTGTGCGCATAGTTTTCGATACCGCTCTTCCCAAAGCAAATTCTACTCTCAACCTGGTAAACGAATTATACGCCAAGGCGCTCAAGGCGAAACAAACTAGTTTCTTCGAGTATCTTTCCAATTGCTTGAATCAATACAAGGAGGCCGTATCTGGACTCAATGGTTGTACCGAGTATCTTGGGTCGGACAACTTCGGAACTGTTCTGCACGCAACGCAAGCCGTTAGCTATGTTCTGATCTGCGAGAAGGAGTTTATTGCATTACGTCCTATCGGTGGGCGTGCGTCGCCTATCACGGCTCAAAATAACGCCATGGAACGACTGGTGTCGATTGCCTTGGGGATCGTGAAATCGCTCGGCTGCAATCAACCGATTTGCAATTTCTCATGA
- the LOC131328758 gene encoding uncharacterized protein LOC131328758, giving the protein MNNYNLSFSDSWSVENDVSSGEGVSHNFCDYTSEFTTDEIFQSRDDMVAWVRRVGMENGIVVVIKKSASLISGKLPKCILSCERSGKYRPARNAIERQSSQKNNGTKKCECPFELRSISIPLAGVMWGVRIECGFHNHKTTEYFDGHEYPSRLTPEEKEIVRDMANNTAPREILSVLKKKKPVKRYKNRTEIISVLPLNYKGHDNLYPKLEIVLDDSDSESDNELEMLGLAPQEEEFNADARRLSRGSVQGHTRD; this is encoded by the exons ATGAATAACTACAACTTGTCATTTTCGGATAGTTGGTCTGTTGAAAATGATGTTTCTAGTGGTGAGGGCGTCTCCCACAATTTTTGTGATTATACATCCGAATTCACAACTGACGAG ATTTTTCAAAGTAGAGACGACATGGTAGCTTGGGTGCGGAGAGTCGGTATGGAAAATGGTATTGTCGTTGTCATTAAGAAATCTGCTAGTTTAATTAGTGGCAAACTGCCAAAGTGCATTCTTAGTTGTGAAAGAAGTGGAAAGTATAGACCGGCAAGGAATGCTATTGAAAGGCAATCCTCGCAAAAGAATAATGGGACAAAAAAATGTGAGTGCCCATTTGAGCTGCGAAGTATATCAATACCTCTAGCGGGTGTCATGTGGGGTGTAAGGATTGAATGTGGTTTCCATAACCATAAAACAACAGAATATTTTGATGGGcatgagtacccgtcaaggTTAACACCAGAGGAGAAAGAAATTGTGCGCGACATGGCGAACAACACCGCGCCTCGTGAAATTCTTAgtgttttaaagaaaaaaaaacccgttaAACGCTacaaaaaca GGACGGAGATAATATCAGTTTTACCTCTAAATTATAAAGGCCATGACAATTTGTATCCAAAA CTTGAGATTGTTCTTGATGATTCGGACAGTGAGTCGGACAACGAACTGGAAATGCTAGGCCTTGCTCCGCAAGAGGAGGAATTTAACGCGGACGCAAGGAGACTAAGTCGCGGTTCTGTTCAAGGTCACACTCGCGACTGA